Proteins co-encoded in one Christiangramia fulva genomic window:
- a CDS encoding inorganic phosphate transporter, which yields MEDVYVIMLVALFALAVTDLVVGVSNDAVNFLNSAIGSKAVSMRTIMIVASLGVAVGAIFSSGLMEVARKGIFMPGEFYFDEIMIIFMAVMITDVLLLDFFNSLGLPTSTTVSIVFELLGAAVSMAVIKIYTQTNGDLGLLGGYINTAKATEIIAGILLAVVVAFVIGTLVQYVSRLIFSFQYEKKMKYVGSLFGGFSLTAIFYFILIKGLKSIPFISDSFNDYVNTHTLLIVVLGFVLFTAISQLLMSVFKANILRIIIVIGTFALALAFAGNDLVNFIGVPIAAWQSFNLWQAAYETSGALPSNFLMEGLSGKVPTPELLLVLAGGVMVATLWFSSKARSVVDTGINLARQGEGVERFDPNFLSRGIVRYSVLFGNAVTAVLPEAMKNRIETKFDKPVHHLRSKRIDAPAFDMVRASVNLVVASVLISFGTSLKLPLSTTYVTFMVAMGSSLADRAWDRESAVYRVAGVLNVIGGWFVTAIVAFSAAAIFGLIIYFGGSIALAVLIILALVVVVRSGIMHSRRAKEERNRKKFNRSDIITINEITSETSENISNVIRGINKMYTKTVDHLGYYDLSKLKKSYKKIEKLEADVDELKGNIFYFIKSLEEDSVEASKFYILTIDYLQDMVQSISFITRNSYNHVHNNHKNLKFNQIRDLKKVDEKMQILFDEIEDTFDNNEFGNIDGILSEKQQLLDYVSELIQKQITRIRTSETSPKNTKLYFGVLLETKDLISSTMSLLQLFQEFYNEARSTTY from the coding sequence ATGGAAGATGTTTACGTAATAATGCTGGTCGCACTTTTCGCTCTTGCGGTTACAGACCTGGTAGTAGGAGTAAGTAATGATGCGGTTAATTTTCTTAATTCTGCTATTGGTTCCAAAGCGGTTTCCATGCGTACCATAATGATCGTTGCGAGTTTGGGGGTGGCTGTGGGCGCTATTTTTTCCAGTGGTTTGATGGAAGTTGCCCGGAAAGGCATATTCATGCCCGGCGAATTTTATTTTGACGAGATCATGATCATTTTCATGGCCGTGATGATCACCGACGTATTACTGCTGGATTTTTTTAACTCACTGGGTTTGCCCACGTCTACCACCGTTTCGATAGTTTTTGAGCTATTGGGAGCCGCTGTAAGTATGGCTGTAATAAAGATCTACACACAAACCAATGGAGATCTCGGCCTTCTTGGAGGTTATATTAATACCGCGAAAGCGACTGAAATAATTGCAGGAATACTGCTGGCTGTTGTTGTTGCATTTGTTATTGGTACCCTTGTTCAATATGTTTCAAGGCTTATTTTTTCATTTCAGTATGAAAAAAAGATGAAGTATGTCGGTTCTCTTTTCGGAGGTTTTTCCCTTACCGCGATCTTTTATTTCATCCTTATTAAAGGCCTGAAAAGTATTCCTTTCATTTCTGATTCTTTTAATGATTATGTAAATACCCATACGCTCTTAATAGTTGTCCTGGGATTTGTTTTATTTACGGCGATTTCCCAGCTTTTGATGAGTGTTTTTAAAGCTAATATCCTTCGAATCATCATAGTGATAGGAACCTTTGCTCTTGCCCTTGCATTTGCGGGAAATGACCTGGTTAATTTTATTGGTGTGCCCATTGCCGCCTGGCAGTCTTTTAACTTATGGCAAGCAGCTTATGAAACTTCAGGAGCTTTACCTTCCAATTTTCTTATGGAAGGACTTTCTGGAAAAGTGCCCACCCCAGAATTACTGCTGGTCCTTGCCGGAGGTGTGATGGTCGCAACCTTGTGGTTCTCGAGTAAAGCACGCTCGGTAGTCGATACGGGCATTAACCTGGCCCGGCAGGGGGAAGGTGTGGAACGCTTTGACCCGAATTTTCTTTCCAGAGGTATTGTAAGATATTCTGTTCTTTTTGGAAACGCGGTGACCGCTGTTTTACCGGAAGCTATGAAGAACCGTATTGAGACCAAATTTGATAAGCCGGTTCATCATTTAAGAAGTAAACGTATAGATGCACCTGCTTTTGACATGGTCCGGGCTTCGGTAAACCTCGTGGTAGCCAGTGTTTTAATTTCCTTTGGAACAAGCTTAAAACTTCCTCTTTCAACCACCTATGTGACTTTTATGGTCGCGATGGGATCTTCGCTGGCTGACAGAGCCTGGGATCGTGAAAGTGCCGTATATCGCGTGGCAGGGGTTTTAAATGTCATCGGCGGCTGGTTTGTAACTGCGATTGTGGCTTTCAGTGCTGCAGCCATCTTTGGATTGATCATCTATTTTGGTGGCAGTATTGCCCTGGCAGTTCTAATAATTCTCGCCCTTGTAGTGGTGGTAAGAAGCGGAATTATGCATTCCAGGAGAGCCAAAGAAGAACGAAACAGGAAAAAATTTAACCGAAGTGATATTATCACCATTAATGAAATAACTTCAGAAACTTCTGAAAATATCTCGAACGTGATAAGGGGCATCAATAAAATGTACACCAAAACGGTTGATCATCTGGGCTATTATGATCTGAGTAAACTGAAGAAAAGCTATAAAAAAATTGAAAAACTTGAAGCCGATGTTGATGAGTTAAAGGGAAATATTTTCTATTTCATCAAATCGCTGGAGGAGGACTCGGTTGAGGCCAGTAAATTTTACATACTCACCATAGATTATCTTCAGGATATGGTGCAGTCAATAAGTTTCATTACCCGAAACAGCTATAACCATGTACATAATAACCACAAAAATTTAAAATTTAATCAAATAAGAGATCTGAAAAAAGTAGATGAAAAAATGCAGATCCTTTTTGATGAAATTGAAGATACCTTTGACAATAATGAGTTCGGAAATATCGATGGTATTCTCAGCGAGAAACAACAGCTGTTGGATTATGTAAGTGAACTTATACAAAAACAGATTACCAGGATACGAACTTCAGAAACAAGCCCCAAAAATACAAAGCTCTATTTCGGGGTTCTTCTTGAAACAAAAGACCTTATAAGTTCTACGATGAGCTTGTTGCAGTTATTCCAGGAATTCTATAATGAGGCACGATCCACCACCTATTAA
- a CDS encoding NifU family protein has product MKEYTINIIPTNKPQIVKFEANKFLTRHENHQFNNIDEAKNSPLAQQLFYLPFVKTVYIAQNFIAIEKYDIVEWPEVENEVAEQIENYLNKGGEVVTEETARKGNIPVTVYAEMTPNPAVMKFVSNKKLVLQACEFKNIDEAKNSPLAQSLFHFPFVKEIFMDENYVSVQKYDIAEWDDVTMELREFIKNHLEQGKEVVSGETATPKKQSAETDASAPSKPSQEIHKMDDISQEIVGILDEYIKPAVASDGGNILFESYDSASKTVKVVLQGACSGCPSSTMTLKNGIETMLRDMMRDKVEFVEAING; this is encoded by the coding sequence ATGAAAGAATATACCATAAATATAATTCCTACCAATAAACCTCAAATCGTAAAATTTGAGGCCAATAAATTTCTTACAAGACACGAAAACCATCAGTTTAATAACATTGATGAAGCTAAAAATTCTCCTTTAGCCCAGCAGCTTTTCTATCTCCCATTTGTGAAAACGGTGTATATAGCGCAAAATTTTATCGCCATAGAAAAGTATGATATCGTGGAATGGCCTGAAGTTGAAAATGAGGTTGCTGAACAGATCGAAAATTATCTGAACAAAGGAGGAGAAGTAGTAACAGAAGAAACAGCGCGTAAAGGAAATATTCCTGTCACTGTTTATGCTGAAATGACGCCGAATCCCGCTGTAATGAAATTCGTTTCCAACAAAAAGCTCGTGTTGCAGGCCTGCGAATTCAAGAATATTGATGAGGCTAAAAATTCGCCTCTGGCTCAAAGCCTTTTCCATTTTCCCTTTGTAAAAGAAATATTTATGGACGAAAATTACGTTTCTGTTCAAAAATATGATATTGCTGAATGGGACGATGTTACCATGGAATTAAGAGAATTCATAAAAAATCATCTGGAACAGGGCAAAGAGGTAGTTTCAGGTGAAACTGCCACGCCAAAAAAACAGTCGGCTGAAACTGATGCTTCTGCTCCTTCAAAGCCTAGCCAGGAAATTCATAAAATGGATGACATTTCCCAGGAAATTGTAGGAATTCTGGATGAATATATTAAGCCCGCGGTTGCCAGTGACGGTGGTAATATTCTTTTCGAAAGCTATGATTCTGCAAGCAAAACCGTAAAAGTGGTTTTACAGGGAGCCTGCAGCGGCTGTCCGTCTTCAACCATGACCCTTAAAAACGGTATTGAAACCATGCTTCGGGATATGATGAGAGACAAAGTGGAGTTTGTGGAAGCGATCAACGGTTAA
- a CDS encoding PorP/SprF family type IX secretion system membrane protein, translating into MNCKFSLNTIPGGRRYFFSKIQLFVFLLLLIFFKNTGLSAQEIIPTYSDYLTDNLYLIHPSMAGASNYDQIRLTARSQWFDVKDAPNLQTLAVNSRVTDRIGVGGILFRDENGNFSKLGAYGTFAYHLMFSRSNADLNQLSFGISAGVIQHRLDTRGFTDYDPLLDRENPADIFANVDVGISYFYRDFYLHLAAKNILSVSRELFYSDAVPSNMRKYLVSAGYVFDLNYNDPWSFEPSILYQMRDATNEMAIDVNLKAYYDLENGKLWGGISYRNSFEGAEYTTNGETVKQQQLRYMTPFVGYTYKRFIFGYTFSYQLNSVVLSNNGFHQITLGYNFGENRQHYDCHCPAVNN; encoded by the coding sequence ATGAACTGTAAGTTTTCTTTAAATACGATCCCGGGGGGGAGACGGTATTTTTTTTCTAAAATTCAGCTCTTTGTTTTTCTACTACTTTTAATCTTTTTTAAAAATACAGGACTCTCAGCTCAGGAAATTATACCTACTTATTCTGATTATCTTACTGATAATTTGTATCTGATACACCCTTCTATGGCTGGTGCTTCAAATTATGACCAGATCAGGCTCACTGCCCGGTCCCAGTGGTTTGACGTGAAGGATGCTCCTAACTTACAGACGCTGGCGGTGAATTCCAGGGTGACCGATCGAATAGGGGTGGGAGGTATTCTTTTCAGGGATGAAAATGGAAATTTTTCGAAACTGGGAGCCTATGGAACTTTTGCCTATCATCTTATGTTCTCGAGAAGTAATGCCGATCTAAATCAGTTATCCTTCGGAATAAGTGCGGGAGTGATCCAGCATCGTCTCGACACCCGGGGTTTTACGGACTATGATCCGCTTCTTGATCGTGAAAATCCGGCTGATATTTTTGCAAATGTGGATGTGGGAATTTCCTATTTTTACAGGGATTTCTACCTGCACTTAGCCGCAAAGAATATACTTTCAGTAAGCAGGGAACTGTTCTATTCAGATGCTGTTCCAAGCAATATGCGTAAATACCTGGTATCTGCCGGGTATGTTTTTGATTTAAATTACAATGATCCGTGGAGCTTTGAGCCTTCAATTCTTTACCAAATGCGTGACGCCACCAATGAAATGGCTATAGATGTAAATCTGAAAGCATATTATGACCTGGAAAATGGCAAATTATGGGGAGGTATTTCCTATCGGAATAGTTTTGAAGGAGCTGAATATACAACCAACGGTGAGACTGTAAAACAACAGCAACTTAGGTATATGACACCTTTTGTGGGATACACTTATAAACGATTTATTTTTGGTTATACCTTCAGTTACCAGCTTAATTCAGTAGTTTTGAGTAATAATGGCTTTCATCAGATTACCCTCGGATATAATTTTGGGGAGAACAGGCAGCATTACGATTGTCATTGTCCTGCCGTAAATAACTAA
- the murI gene encoding glutamate racemase produces the protein MTHSNGPIGIFDSGVGGTSIWKEIHHLLPLEKTIYLSDSRNAPYGEKTQDEIIRLSIKNTQKLLALDCKIIVVACNTATTNAIKVLRESFEVPFIGIEPAIKPAALQSKHKAVGILATRGTLASQLFSKTSELYAGDIDVIEVEGRGLVELIEKGLYFSEEIRELLRELLEPMLKARIDYLVLGCSHYPYLIPVLKELLPENVTIIDSGEAVARQTKAVLEKNSLLREENPNPELPVFYSNSDPSVLSELIEAEKWGYQVSYLDF, from the coding sequence ATGACACATTCAAACGGCCCGATTGGTATATTTGATTCCGGTGTAGGAGGAACTTCTATATGGAAAGAGATCCACCATCTTCTGCCTTTGGAAAAAACTATCTATTTGTCGGATAGCCGAAACGCGCCTTATGGTGAAAAGACCCAGGATGAGATTATCAGGTTATCGATCAAAAATACGCAGAAACTACTTGCCCTGGATTGCAAAATTATTGTGGTTGCCTGCAATACCGCCACTACCAATGCGATTAAGGTTCTGAGGGAAAGCTTTGAGGTGCCATTCATTGGCATTGAGCCCGCGATTAAACCTGCGGCGCTGCAAAGCAAACATAAGGCCGTGGGCATTCTTGCAACACGCGGAACCCTTGCAAGTCAGCTTTTCAGTAAAACCTCTGAACTATATGCGGGTGATATTGATGTAATTGAAGTGGAAGGCCGGGGCCTGGTAGAACTCATCGAAAAAGGCCTGTATTTTTCAGAAGAAATTAGAGAACTTTTAAGGGAATTACTAGAACCCATGTTGAAGGCCAGGATCGATTACCTGGTTTTGGGTTGCAGTCATTATCCGTATCTCATTCCTGTTTTAAAAGAACTTCTTCCCGAAAATGTTACGATCATAGATTCCGGGGAAGCTGTTGCCCGGCAGACCAAAGCGGTACTTGAAAAAAATTCTTTGTTAAGGGAGGAAAATCCCAATCCCGAGCTGCCCGTTTTTTATTCAAATTCTGATCCCAGCGTATTATCTGAATTAATTGAAGCCGAAAAGTGGGGATACCAGGTCTCCTACCTGGATTTTTAG
- a CDS encoding OmpH family outer membrane protein has protein sequence MKQFRTLFIALALMIGATAFTNAQSKIAHIATQELVQSLPEYKSAQDQLDKLEKTYDAEIKDMLSEAQTTMQRYEAEANTKTDEENQKRAQELQAAQRRIQEHSQQARQDLQKKEQDLLKPILEKVRNAIQKVARQKGFDYVLDSTTGTGVLLADGYDLMPDVKKELGVK, from the coding sequence ATGAAACAATTCAGAACACTTTTTATAGCTTTAGCTTTAATGATTGGCGCTACTGCTTTTACCAATGCACAGTCGAAGATAGCGCATATCGCGACTCAGGAGCTTGTACAATCATTGCCTGAATATAAAAGTGCGCAGGACCAGCTTGATAAACTTGAAAAGACCTACGACGCTGAAATTAAAGATATGCTAAGTGAAGCTCAAACTACTATGCAGCGTTATGAGGCTGAGGCCAATACCAAGACCGACGAGGAAAATCAAAAAAGGGCTCAGGAACTTCAGGCAGCACAAAGAAGAATCCAGGAGCATAGCCAACAGGCAAGACAGGATCTTCAGAAAAAAGAACAGGATCTATTAAAGCCTATTCTTGAAAAAGTTCGCAACGCCATCCAGAAAGTAGCAAGACAAAAAGGTTTTGACTATGTTTTGGATTCAACTACCGGAACAGGCGTTCTGCTGGCTGATGGATATGATCTTATGCCAGATGTAAAAAAAGAACTGGGAGTAAAATAG
- a CDS encoding OmpH family outer membrane protein: protein MKRKLFSILSIFICVMGVTAQKTIRLGYIDMEYILENVPEYQEAKQQLENRVQEWKNEAETKMRAVQEMKDKLANERPLLTKELIEEREDEIKYLERQALDFQQKKFGPGGDYLMQKKQLVRPVQDQVFTAVQEIAKNRNFDFIFDRTSDIGMVYADQQYDVSDLVLRTIKRTANREQLEGKKEISEMERAEERTPEQDKAIDEREQLVEQRKNEREALLEQRRKERDSIKEARQKEFEERRAKILAERQKRIDSIQNIREKKKDTIN, encoded by the coding sequence ATGAAAAGAAAACTATTTTCCATATTAAGCATCTTCATTTGCGTGATGGGTGTTACAGCACAAAAGACAATTCGTCTTGGGTATATCGATATGGAATATATTCTTGAAAATGTTCCGGAGTATCAGGAAGCTAAACAGCAGCTCGAAAATCGCGTGCAGGAATGGAAGAATGAAGCCGAAACAAAAATGCGTGCCGTACAGGAAATGAAAGATAAACTGGCCAATGAACGTCCTCTTCTTACCAAAGAACTAATTGAGGAAAGAGAAGATGAAATTAAATATTTAGAGCGCCAGGCTTTGGACTTTCAGCAAAAAAAATTCGGACCCGGTGGCGATTATTTAATGCAGAAGAAACAACTGGTGCGACCGGTTCAGGATCAGGTATTTACAGCAGTTCAGGAAATAGCTAAAAATCGTAATTTCGATTTTATTTTTGACAGGACCTCAGATATTGGAATGGTTTATGCAGATCAACAATATGATGTGAGTGATCTTGTTCTAAGAACGATAAAAAGAACAGCTAATCGCGAGCAACTGGAAGGAAAAAAAGAAATTTCTGAAATGGAACGTGCCGAGGAGAGAACGCCGGAGCAGGATAAAGCCATAGACGAAAGAGAACAGCTGGTTGAACAGCGAAAAAATGAAAGGGAAGCTCTTTTGGAACAACGCAGAAAAGAAAGAGATTCTATTAAAGAAGCGAGACAAAAAGAATTTGAAGAGCGCAGGGCAAAGATCCTTGCAGAACGTCAAAAACGTATTGACTCTATTCAAAACATAAGAGAAAAAAAGAAAGATACCATAAATTAA
- the bamA gene encoding outer membrane protein assembly factor BamA, translating into MTKKIFTLFAILFIFSFTAKAQGLPLGDAKKYVIGDIKVTGTTTYNDQTVIAFTGLKKGEELYIPGDKLSSIIKKLWKLNLFSDINVYITDVHDGNVADLELEIKEVPVLNLVKINGVKKSEKEKLIKENDLKKGAKVTENLITTTKNYIENKYRKEGFFNSDVTIQTNAVPDTSAQKTNQVNMIIDVNKGDRVKIADIDIIGNKKLSDAKLRRSLKNTKQKNFFRFWKRSKYVPSDYEEDKQALINKYKEYGYRDARIISDTLIKKDEKTVDLNIKVEEGDQYYIGDIDFLGNAAYSDEMLNRVLGIDKGDVYNGVLLDERITGREPNKNSIANLYQNNGYLFSNIDLVETNVKNDTIDFEVRIVEGKEAFIDQVRVTGNDKTKDRVIYREMRTKPGQKYSQEAVVATVRELGQLGFFDAEQLKPEFVDPNPNEGTLSLEYQVVEAGASQIELQGGYGGGGFIGTLGLSFNNFSLQGLFDKDAYKPIPMGDGQTLSLRAQASTFYQTYSLSFREPWLGGKRPVSLSTSFSYTRQFLYDYINRKADKSRSFDILGVSIGLAKRLTSPDQYVTISNVIGFQRYELNNYNTGLFTFGNGFSNNLYYQLGITRDNTAINPIFPTSGSKFSITAKLTPPYSLWNGIDYGDLKNQPEYQLRDDNGNLIDERGNRVTEDNSVPDTEKVDQKKYNWLEFYKIKFEGTWYTNLASFGPSSNLVLRTHAEYGFLGAYNSARGVPPFERFYLGGDGLGAYSLDGRETIQLRGYPNQSVVPIDRPSTARDDGATIYNKYSLELRYPITLKPAASIYALTFLEAGASYDNFRDYNPFQLNRSAGVGLRVFMPTFGLLGIDFGYGFDPVLGKPGPNGWETHFIIGQQF; encoded by the coding sequence ATGACAAAAAAGATATTTACCCTCTTTGCAATTTTGTTCATTTTCAGTTTCACTGCCAAAGCCCAGGGCTTACCGCTGGGAGATGCAAAAAAATATGTAATTGGAGATATAAAGGTTACCGGCACAACCACCTATAATGACCAGACTGTTATTGCCTTTACCGGATTAAAAAAAGGAGAGGAACTTTACATCCCGGGAGACAAATTAAGTTCGATCATCAAAAAGTTATGGAAACTTAATCTTTTTAGTGATATCAATGTGTATATCACCGATGTTCACGATGGAAATGTCGCCGATCTTGAGCTGGAAATAAAGGAAGTTCCCGTACTAAACCTTGTTAAGATCAACGGGGTTAAGAAATCGGAAAAAGAAAAGCTTATTAAAGAAAACGACCTTAAAAAAGGAGCCAAGGTCACCGAAAACCTTATTACCACCACCAAAAATTATATAGAAAACAAATACCGAAAAGAAGGTTTTTTCAATAGTGATGTCACTATTCAAACCAATGCGGTTCCCGATACTTCTGCTCAAAAGACCAATCAGGTGAACATGATCATTGATGTCAACAAGGGGGACCGGGTGAAAATTGCAGATATTGATATTATTGGCAACAAAAAGCTTTCAGACGCCAAACTTCGCAGAAGTTTAAAAAATACAAAGCAGAAAAACTTTTTCCGTTTCTGGAAACGCTCCAAATACGTGCCCAGCGATTATGAAGAAGATAAACAGGCTTTAATCAACAAATACAAAGAATATGGTTATCGGGATGCCCGAATTATTTCAGATACTCTTATAAAAAAAGATGAGAAAACTGTAGATCTGAACATAAAGGTTGAAGAAGGAGATCAATATTATATCGGAGATATAGATTTTCTGGGGAATGCTGCCTATTCAGATGAAATGCTGAACCGTGTGCTGGGAATTGATAAAGGTGATGTCTATAACGGGGTTTTACTCGATGAACGCATTACAGGAAGGGAACCTAACAAAAATTCCATCGCCAATCTTTATCAGAATAACGGATATCTTTTCTCGAATATCGACCTTGTTGAAACCAATGTTAAGAATGACACCATAGATTTCGAGGTTCGTATCGTTGAAGGAAAAGAAGCCTTTATAGACCAGGTTCGGGTTACGGGTAACGATAAAACCAAAGATCGCGTGATCTATAGGGAAATGCGTACCAAACCAGGACAAAAATACAGCCAGGAGGCGGTAGTGGCTACTGTTCGGGAACTTGGCCAGCTTGGCTTCTTCGATGCTGAACAATTGAAACCTGAATTTGTTGACCCTAATCCTAATGAAGGAACTTTAAGCCTCGAATACCAGGTAGTGGAAGCCGGTGCCAGCCAGATAGAATTGCAGGGTGGTTACGGTGGCGGAGGCTTTATAGGAACCCTGGGTCTTTCATTCAACAACTTTTCACTGCAGGGACTTTTTGACAAGGATGCTTATAAGCCAATCCCGATGGGAGACGGCCAAACACTTTCTTTGCGTGCACAGGCGAGCACCTTCTATCAAACCTATAGCCTTTCATTCAGAGAGCCCTGGTTAGGAGGAAAAAGACCTGTAAGTTTGTCGACTTCATTCAGCTATACGAGGCAGTTCCTATATGACTATATTAATAGAAAAGCCGATAAAAGCCGAAGTTTTGATATACTTGGTGTGAGCATAGGTCTGGCAAAACGACTTACCTCTCCAGACCAATATGTAACCATTTCTAATGTGATAGGTTTCCAGCGTTATGAATTGAACAATTATAACACAGGCCTGTTTACCTTTGGTAACGGCTTCTCTAACAACCTTTACTATCAGTTAGGAATTACGCGCGATAATACGGCCATTAACCCTATTTTCCCGACTTCGGGTTCTAAATTTTCTATTACCGCGAAACTTACTCCTCCATATTCTTTATGGAACGGGATTGATTACGGAGATCTGAAAAACCAGCCTGAATACCAGCTGCGGGATGATAATGGCAATCTAATAGATGAAAGAGGAAATCGCGTAACTGAAGATAATTCTGTGCCCGATACTGAAAAAGTAGATCAAAAGAAATATAACTGGCTGGAATTCTATAAGATAAAATTTGAAGGTACCTGGTATACCAACCTGGCTAGTTTTGGACCAAGCAGCAACCTGGTACTTCGTACTCATGCTGAATATGGCTTCCTGGGAGCGTACAACAGCGCCCGTGGTGTACCCCCTTTTGAACGTTTCTATCTTGGAGGTGACGGTCTTGGCGCCTACAGCCTGGATGGACGTGAAACAATTCAGTTGAGAGGTTACCCAAACCAATCGGTAGTACCAATTGACAGGCCTTCGACTGCCCGTGATGATGGAGCGACCATTTACAATAAATATTCGCTGGAACTCAGATATCCAATTACTTTGAAACCAGCCGCTTCTATTTATGCTTTGACCTTTTTGGAAGCAGGGGCTTCATATGATAATTTCAGGGATTACAACCCCTTCCAGTTGAATCGTTCGGCAGGTGTAGGTCTTAGGGTATTTATGCCTACTTTCGGATTATTGGGGATCGATTTTGGCTACGGATTTGATCCGGTTTTGGGAAAACCAGGGCCAAATGGCTGGGAAACTCATTTTATCATAGGTCAACAGTTTTAA
- a CDS encoding isoprenyl transferase, which produces MDYKEKIDLKKLPAHIAIIMDGNGRWAKQKGFLRVSGHEEGTKAVRDVVEGAAEIGIQNLTLYAFSTENWNRPKFEVDTLMRLLVNSLKKEIKTLQENDIRLSSIGNISSLPSKAEKELLDVIKKTSENKRMVLTLALSYGSREEITNCFRELAGKIKSGELSEDGVDESLINEHLYTRNLPDVDLLIRTSGEQRISNFLLWQIAYAELYFTKILWPDFRRNDLFEAIYNYQNRERRFGKTSEQLS; this is translated from the coding sequence ATGGATTACAAAGAAAAAATTGATCTCAAAAAATTACCTGCACACATAGCGATTATTATGGATGGTAATGGCAGATGGGCAAAGCAGAAAGGGTTTCTAAGAGTTTCCGGGCATGAGGAAGGAACAAAAGCTGTTCGGGATGTTGTGGAAGGAGCCGCTGAAATTGGCATTCAAAATCTAACACTTTATGCTTTTTCCACTGAAAACTGGAACCGCCCAAAATTTGAAGTGGATACCCTTATGAGACTTCTGGTTAATTCCCTTAAAAAAGAGATCAAAACCTTACAGGAAAATGATATCAGGCTTAGCTCCATAGGCAATATCTCCAGCCTTCCTTCAAAAGCAGAAAAAGAACTTCTGGATGTAATTAAAAAAACTTCCGAAAATAAACGAATGGTGCTAACCCTGGCGTTAAGCTATGGGAGCCGCGAAGAAATCACCAATTGTTTTAGAGAATTAGCAGGAAAAATTAAAAGTGGAGAATTATCTGAAGATGGGGTTGATGAATCACTTATAAATGAGCATCTTTACACCCGAAATTTGCCAGACGTGGATCTTTTGATCAGAACCAGTGGCGAACAGCGTATTAGCAACTTCCTTCTATGGCAGATTGCTTATGCCGAATTGTATTTTACTAAAATATTATGGCCAGATTTTAGAAGAAATGACCTATTTGAAGCCATTTACAACTATCAAAACAGAGAAAGAAGATTTGGAAAAACAAGTGAGCAACTCAGTTAG
- a CDS encoding DUF6089 family protein, with protein MRHLIAFVVITIISTSMYAQQFEVGAFAGGANFVGDVGRTNYILPNTPVGGFIAKWNRSNRHAIRLTLLYAKISADDEKSGDTRRQQRGYSFNNTIAEGSLGIEFNFYKFDLSEPLPQSTPYIYTGITYFRADHVWLKNGRNNNLFNEGTNWDFAIPMVMGYKEAFTENIIGALEIGARYTFTDNLDGSWPEEYLGRREPALEFGNRNTNDWYVFTGITLTFTFGRKPCYCF; from the coding sequence ATGAGGCACCTTATCGCATTTGTAGTGATAACAATTATATCCACAAGCATGTACGCACAACAATTTGAAGTGGGAGCTTTTGCAGGCGGTGCCAACTTTGTAGGTGATGTAGGAAGAACAAATTACATTCTCCCCAATACACCTGTGGGAGGATTTATCGCGAAGTGGAATCGCAGTAACCGCCATGCGATACGGCTAACCTTGTTATATGCGAAAATCAGTGCAGACGATGAAAAATCGGGAGATACCAGGAGGCAGCAACGAGGTTATTCGTTTAATAATACAATTGCAGAAGGTTCTTTAGGAATAGAATTCAATTTTTATAAATTCGACCTTTCAGAACCCCTTCCACAAAGTACTCCTTATATTTACACCGGAATCACCTATTTTCGCGCAGATCATGTATGGCTTAAAAATGGCCGTAATAATAACCTCTTCAACGAGGGAACAAACTGGGATTTTGCTATCCCGATGGTAATGGGTTACAAAGAAGCCTTCACCGAGAATATTATTGGAGCTCTGGAAATTGGAGCACGCTATACTTTCACCGATAACCTTGACGGAAGCTGGCCTGAAGAATATCTTGGAAGAAGGGAGCCGGCCCTGGAATTTGGAAACAGAAACACCAATGACTGGTACGTTTTTACCGGTATTACTTTAACCTTTACCTTTGGCCGTAAACCCTGTTATTGCTTTTAG